A region of Longimicrobiales bacterium DNA encodes the following proteins:
- a CDS encoding 3'(2'),5'-bisphosphate nucleotidase CysQ, with product MMQSDIEQPVAARPTEELRCAVDAARAAGRAILEHYGTTEATLKAGGSPVTAADHAATAAILDRIRAAFPDDAILCEESVDSPARLRATRLWVVDPLDGTKEFLAQNGEFSVMIGLVVAGEPVVGVVYLPAADRLYSAGRGYGAWVEVDGARRRLSAARQGDRLRIVTSRSHADVTVESMCAALPVTDRRPSGSVGIKCALIAEGECDLYAHPVPYMGEWDTCAPEVLLREAGGSVTDCRGEPLRYNKPDPHQPQGILACAPGLLETVLPVVSAALVARGG from the coding sequence ATGATGCAGTCCGACATCGAGCAGCCGGTTGCGGCGCGTCCGACCGAGGAGCTGCGCTGCGCCGTGGACGCGGCACGCGCGGCGGGTCGCGCGATCCTGGAGCATTACGGCACGACGGAAGCGACGCTCAAGGCCGGCGGATCGCCCGTAACGGCTGCGGACCACGCCGCCACCGCGGCGATACTCGACCGCATCCGCGCAGCATTCCCGGACGACGCGATCCTCTGTGAGGAGAGCGTGGACAGTCCGGCGCGGCTGCGCGCAACGCGCCTGTGGGTCGTGGATCCGCTGGACGGGACGAAGGAGTTCCTGGCGCAGAACGGCGAGTTCTCGGTGATGATCGGGCTCGTGGTCGCTGGCGAGCCGGTCGTCGGCGTGGTCTACCTGCCCGCCGCGGACCGACTCTATTCGGCCGGGCGAGGGTACGGCGCCTGGGTCGAGGTGGACGGCGCACGCCGTCGGTTGAGCGCAGCCCGCCAGGGAGACCGGCTGCGCATCGTCACGTCGCGCTCCCATGCGGATGTGACGGTGGAATCGATGTGTGCGGCGCTGCCGGTTACGGACCGTCGCCCGTCAGGGTCCGTCGGCATCAAGTGCGCCCTGATCGCGGAGGGGGAATGCGACCTGTACGCGCACCCGGTGCCGTACATGGGCGAGTGGGACACATGCGCGCCGGAAGTGCTGCTGCGTGAAGCGGGCGGCAGCGTGACGGACTGTCGGGGCGAGCCGCTCCGTTACAACAAGCCGGATCCGCATCAGCCGCAGGGCATCCTCGCGTGCGCGCCGGGCCTGCTGGAGACAGTGCTGCCGGTGGTGAGCGCCGCACTGGTCGCGCGCGGGGGCTGA